A window of Methanocellales archaeon genomic DNA:
ATGCAATCGTTCAGCGATTGGGCATGTATCCCCCCTGGAGACAGTGGAGAGACCAACTTGCTCTGATATGCGCAAAGAAGGGACAAATAGACGAGTTAAGGGAGCTGATAAAGAGCAGGTTGCATGCTATTAAGCGGGACGATTTGTTGAAGCATTTTTCTAGCATTGTACGTTAGATAATGACGGCTCCATAGATGGCATAATATTCCTGACATCACCTTCCTAAAAGAGTAATTCAGCTTCGCCGTGGATTGAGAAGATCATGCTGTTAACATTTGTGAAACCCTGAAAGTTAATGGGTGATTAACTTTATTCGAAAGCTACCGCTTGGGAAACGCAATCTCTAAATCCCTCTTATGGGGCAACCCTTTTCTTGCACCGTATTCGCTGATGCATCTAGCTGCGAAAAAGTTTCCCATCTTTCCGCAATTATGGATATCCTCTCCACCCAGCAAGCCGTATAAAAAACCAGCAGCGAAAGCATCACCAGCTCCCGTGGTGTCGACAACCCTTGTTTTGCAGGAGGAGATCAGGTGTGCACTTTTGCCATTTGTTACATAACATCCCCTTCTACCAAGGGTAGTTGCGACTGTCCTGGTGCCCAGCTCCAGCAATAGCTTTGACCCCTCTTCATAATCAGAATTTGTAAGCGCCCCCATCTCCTCGTAGTTTACAAAAATCACCTCACTTTTTTCGATAATGGGCTGTAAGGTCTCCAAGGAAAACTTGGAGCATGACATGCCAGGATTGAAGCTCACTCCCGTTTTTATACGCTCGATTAGCGATATCTGCATCTCCAGTTGTCTTCTGTCTACGAAGGAACTCATATGCAGGAATTTTGCCTCCCCCATATACTCAACATCAACATCGCTCACATCAAATTCATCATTGACGCCCGGGTAAATGTAAAGCGATCTCTCCCCTTCGTCATCCACAAGTCCTATGGCTAGGCCGCTGTTACCCTTCAGTACCTTTATTCTGTTTATATCAACGCCCTCATTTGCAAGGTCTCTTAAGATGACCCCCCCTTCTTCATCGTTGCCTACCACCCCCACAAATCCTGTTTTGACTCCCACCCTTGCCAATCCAAAGATTGTATTTGCCGCAGAGCCGCCAGGAGACTCTCTCACCTCTTTGATTCCAACCTCTTCTCCTGCTTTTGCTATTTTAGTGACGACATACAGCTTATCATAGTTCAACGCTCCAAGACCGAACACATCCATGTTTTTTCACCCCAGTTTTGCCGCCTCCCCTCTCACAAGATTTCTAAATCTCTTGTGTATCTTGACCACCTCGTCTAAATTCCCTTTGTCCTCCAGGTAATGGAAGTAGGGAAGTATCTGGCCCGACTCCATCAGAAAATCTTTGATCTCAGGTGTGATTAGCTCATCTAGAATGCTCTCTGGATCCTTTTCAAACCTATCCCGTTCTGTTTCCCAAGATTTGACGATTCCAATCAGACGCTCTCTTTTATCAAAAGCTCTCAACACCGGATGCAAAAACCGCATGTCCAAGGATGCCAGACCTATGCTTGCATAGGGAATCGCATATTCATTCCCATTGAAGACAACCGCCAATCCGCCGTGCTCTCTTGCCTCTTTTAACATCTTGTAGTCCGTAATGCTATCTCCAACTACTACCATATCTCTCAGCTTGGCTTTGTTCTCTTTAGCTATTTTATATAGGGCCTGGACTTTTCTCTCCCCTCCAACCACTCGCACTCTTTCTAGGACGTTTCCGTAGCCAGTCTTCGGAAGCTCCTCAAAAAAGAATCGGTCTAAGATCTTGACAACTCTTTTATGATCCTCCATATGTGGATAAAGTCGGATGATCTCTCTCTCAGCATGTTCTATCACATCCAAATCCCCCACATTCGCCTTTAACTCCTCCAATGAAAGCTTTGTGCAGGTGATATCATCCCTT
This region includes:
- a CDS encoding carbohydrate kinase family protein, coding for MDVFGLGALNYDKLYVVTKIAKAGEEVGIKEVRESPGGSAANTIFGLARVGVKTGFVGVVGNDEEGGVILRDLANEGVDINRIKVLKGNSGLAIGLVDDEGERSLYIYPGVNDEFDVSDVDVEYMGEAKFLHMSSFVDRRQLEMQISLIERIKTGVSFNPGMSCSKFSLETLQPIIEKSEVIFVNYEEMGALTNSDYEEGSKLLLELGTRTVATTLGRRGCYVTNGKSAHLISSCKTRVVDTTGAGDAFAAGFLYGLLGGEDIHNCGKMGNFFAARCISEYGARKGLPHKRDLEIAFPKR